Genomic segment of Umezawaea sp. Da 62-37:
CCTTCGTCGTTCACCCGTTCGGATTAAGCTAGCCTCGCACGAGCGGGTGTGAACCTTGACATTTGTTGATCATTTGTGCCAAGGTTACACACAGCAGACGGGGGGTCGCAACTAACACATACCGCATGACACACGAGAGGGGCACGACATGCCCGCATCGAAGATCCAGAGCGAGCAGGAGGTGTTGGACTGGCTCGCAGACGGGAAGACCTACCAGTGGATGGTCGAGGAGTACCGCAGGAAGTACCACATCGAGACCACCATCTCAATGTGGTCGAACTTCCGAAAACGCCGTGGACTAGAGACCCGCATCGCCCGCGACGCCGACCTCGTACCTTGGAAAGTCAAGGATGAGCATCAGTGGTCGACACCTCTGACCATGCTGCGACTGTTGGCACGCTGCCGCGGAGATTTCGCCCTACGCGATGTCGACCAGACTCGCCTAGACAACTGGCTTCACGAACTGAAGCTGAGCAACGCAGTCGTCCACTACGACCCCGACACCGAGGCGGGCTTCTTCTACGTACCACGAGAAGAAGGCGACTCTGAGTTCATCCGCCCGCCGTCGCGTCCCCAGGACAACTCCTAGGCCGCAGATAACTCCCAGTGACATTTGAGCTTCCTATGGGTCGCTGATGGACCACGCACGCGCTCTCCCCCGGCAATAAGCAGCTTGCATCGTCGCGGCGCCCCCGGCAAAAGCCTGGGGCGCTGTCCGTTTCCGTGGAACACTTGTTCGAAAATTCCATGTCATGGGGCGTAACGACTGCACGTCGGACGCCGATTCTGATACTGGGGAGTCTTACCTGAGGGCGCGAGGCGGGGCAGGCCTCATTGACACGTCATCAACCGACAGGTAGAACTTCTATATCTCAACTTACACACCGGAGGTCGCGCACCAGTGCTCTGCTCGCAACTGGCTCCACCCGAATCAGAGGAAACCAGACACCTTCGCCTGGTGGACTGCTCTCGGGAGGAGGAATCGACGCACCCGGACGCCGTCTGCATGCTGACCCTCCACGCCACGGGTCAGGTCCTTGTCGTTCTCGACGCCGAGAACTTCGACTTTCATGTGGACGTCGCACCGGATGCAAGTCCAAAGTGGATCAAGTTCTGCTTGCAGTATCTGGATCTTATTGGCTACGTGCCGATCCCGCTCGATGAGTGCGACCCCGAGTTGCTCGACAACGACTGGATCAGGCGCTACTTCGTCCCCCGTGAGCCCACGGACGACATGCCGCTGATCGTGCCTCCGGCGGTGAGCGCTTGAGCATCCAGGTCCCCGGCCGCTTGTCCTACTCCTCCCTCTCCTCCTACGCCGAGTGCGGGGAACGGTGGCGCTTGGAGCGTGGCCACAAGCTCAACGCCTCCACCTGGTTCGCCACCGTTGCCGGTTCGGCCGTGCACGAGATCACGGAGGCGCACGACTTGGTCGAAATCGGACGTCGAAGTGACGCCGTTCCGGAATTCAAGCCGGTCTTCGACGGCCTACTGGCCAAGGAGCGCGAACTCGGCCGCGAAGTCAAGCCCTCAGGCAAGAAGCTGAAGAAAATCGGCCCCGGCGGCGGACCGAACAAGCGGGACTACGACTGGTGGCTGATCTACGGCCCCCTGTACGTGGAGAAGTGGCTCGCCTGGAAGGCCGCCAGCGACTGGAAGATCGCAATCCTTCCGGACGGCGAGGTCGGGGTCGAGGTCGTGATCAACGAGGACATGGCCGACGAGAGCTTCCTCGGGTTCATCGACCGCGTGTACATCACGCCGGACGGACAAGTCGTGATCGTCGACCTGAAGACCGGTTCGGTGCCGATGTCCACGCTCCAGCTCGGTAGCTATGCCGTGGGCCTGTCGCGCAAATACGGGATCTCCGCCGAGTGGGGCGCTTACTGGATGGCTGGCGACGGCGAGTTGACCGGCCTGAAGGACCTGACCATCTATAGCGACGAGTACATCGACGAGCAGTACGCGATGGCCTGGCGCGGCATCCGCAACGGCGTCTTCCTCCCCAACATCACCGCGCTGTGCCGAGGCTGTGGCGTGCGCGACTTCTGTCGCGCAGTCGGCGGCATGCGCTCCAACGAGTTGCCGATCCGCGACGACCTGATCCTCTCACCACCGGTGACCCAGGCCACAGAATCTCAAGTTGTACAAGTTTCCCCCGGTGTGTAAGTTGAGAATCAACAAACGAGAGGAGCTCACACCCCAGTGACTAGCGAGAACAGCAGGGCCCGCGGAACTACCGTCACCATCAAGTACAGCGGTGACCGGGACGCTCCCTGGGCTGTCTTCTACGGCACGCCCGACGAGATCCGCATCGACGTCATCGCCTACTTCGGCTTGGACTCGTACGCGATGGAGCAGCGCACCCTCCACGAGCTGATTGGCGTCGCCTCCAAGGTCGCGTCGGGTGGCCCGCTCCCCACACCCCTCCCGGCCATGGCTTCCGCCCAGTCCGAGGAGAAGGCGCTTCAGCTCCTGAAGGACGAGCTCGGCGCGCGGCCGATCGGGGAAACGCCCGCTCCGGCGGGCGACGTCTGGGCTGATGCCGGGACTTCCGCCGGTTCACCGCCCTGGGACGTTCCGACCACGCCCGCGGTCAACCCGATGCTGGCCCGGATCGAGGAGTGCGCGAACGTGCAGGCACTCAAGGCGTTGTGGGCTCAGAACCAGGCGGCCTTCGCTGACGGCAGCCTCATGGACGCCTATAAGGCCAAGGGACGCGCCCTCAAGGCTGCGGCCTGATCCGCAGCTCGACCCCAGCCTTTCCCGCTCGCAATACGGAGGAGACCCGCACCCGTGCTGAAGACCCTGTTCTCCAGTTCCAACACCGCGCCCGCGCCGGTCGCCGAACCCAGCTTCGGCACGCGACTGGCCAACGCTGATCGCATCGCCGCGCGGGCACTGGCCGCCTTCGGCGAGGCGGCCACCGACCTGGAGAACGCTGCGCGCGAGCAGGAGATGGTCGCGCAGGAGATCAAGACTGAGATGGACGCGCTCGCGGGCAACGCGGCATCGGCCGAGTTCCAAGCCGCGCAGAACCGCGCCTCGGCGCAGAAGCTCCGCGAACTCATCGGTTAAGAGGCTTCTCCCCCTACCGCCAGTTGTGTAAGCTGAGAGAACATCTGGCGAGCAGCTCGACCCACTCTCATTCGAAGATAGTGGGTAACTTGAGAGGTTGCCCTCCTCGTCGTTTCATCCCCATCACCGAACACAGGGAGTACCCAAACAGTGCTGAACTTCGCCGACATCCCCAACCAGTCCGGCGGTTGGCTCAAGCCCGCCGAGCACAGGGAGGCTGTCGCGATTCTCGTCGAGGTCAAGGGTTTCGAGCGGCAGCGCCCGACGCCGCACGGCCCGAAGGACTCGGTCCTGGCCAACCTCTCGGTCTTCAACACCCAGGCCGACCTGGACGCCGGTACCCCGGCGATCTCCGAGGGCGTCCGCATCGAGCAGACCGTCCTGGCCCGCGACCTGTCGGGCCTGGTCAACCAGGCCACCATCGTGACCCTGGCGCAGGTCCCGAGCAAGACGCCGGGCAGCAACCCGGCCTGGGTGTGGCGTCAGGTGGACCGCGCGACCCAGCAGAAGGTCGTGGCCTACGCCACGAACCGCGAGGCCGCGCTCCAGGCCGCGATGTCGGACGCGCCCGACTTCGACTGATGCCTGAAGCCCAGCAGGGGACGAGGCGGGCCTCCCGGTCCGCCTCTCCCCCAACCCCCAGCGTGAGTCGGCTCGTGCACTACTCGACCGACCCTGGCGGCGCCACGCGCGCCGCGCTCATCACCGACGTCCACGAGGACGGCTCGACCGCGGACCTGCTGATCTTCAACCAGGTCGCCCCGTACGCGCACCCGCTGCCCGGCGTGCCGTTCGCGGCCGAGCCCACCCCTGGCCACTACAACTGGCCCCCGCGGGTCTAGGAGGCATCGCAGTTGCTCACACCCTCGCGGTCGCTGAGCCTGCACGCCGAGTCCGGCCGTGAACTCCCTCGGGTGGCGGCATTCCAGTCTCTCTACGACATGGGATGCCGCCCCCGGCACGGGGAAGTCATCATGATCGCCGGTCGAAGCGGCACGCAGAAGTCCGGCCTGGCCCTGTTCTGGGTCGCCAGCATGAACCTGCCGACGCTGTACTTCAGCGCCGACATGAGCGCCTTCACCGCCAGTTCCCGCCTCGCGTCGATGGCCCTCGGGCACACGACGGAGATGGTGGAAGCGGGCATGACTGAAGGCGGCTACCACCGCCAGAAGTACCTGGACGCCCTCGCCTCGTCGCGCATCACCTTCAGCTTCGGCTCGCCGATCACTTGGCAGGCGGTCGACGAGGAACTGGAGGCGTACATCGAGCTGTGGAACGAGTACCCGCAGGTCATCGTGTTCGACAACCTGATGGATTTCGACGGCGCGGAGTCGGACTACACCGAGCAGATGGCGGTGATGAGTTCGGCGACCGAGCTCGCCCGCGCCACGGGCGCGACCGTGATCCTGCTGCACCACGCCAGTGACAAGAGCTGGGAGGCGAAGTCCGACCCGTGGGCTCCGCCGTCGCGTGACCAGGTCAAGGGCGGCCTGTCGGAGAAACCGGAGCTGTCGCTGTCCGTGGCGCTGGACCCGACTTCGTTGATCTACAAGATCGCCGTCATCAAGCAACGCATGGGTCCGAGCGACCCGACCGCCCGCTCGCACGCCACGTTGCGCTGTGAGCCGGACAAGACCCGTTTCCACGCGCTCGACACGCATCAGGCGATGTTGTCCGCGGTGAGCCTGACCCCCGGAGGTGTCCCCCAGTGACCGACATCGCGAAGCGGAACGCCGCCAACCGCAGGCGCGGCGCGCAGTGGCAAAGCGACCTGCGCAACGGCTTGCGCGAGAGCGGTCTCGACGTCGAGCGCCTCGTGCTCACCGGCAAGGAAGACGAGGGCGACCTCGTGGTGCGCGACTTCGCCAAGCCGGGCGACTTCGTCGTGATCGAGGCCAAGGCTGGCCAGCTTCACGTGACGGACTTCGTCCGCCAAGCCCTCGCCGAGGGCGGCCACTTCGCAGCGCACCGCAGCCTCGACCGGGCGCGCGTCGCCAGCATTGCCGTGGTCAAGCGCCGCGGGATGAACTGGAAAGACGCCCTCGTGCTGACCACGGTCGGCGACTACTTCGGCCTGACCAGGTGACGGCGCAAGACCCGCTGGTGGAGTGGGCTGCCTGCCTCGGCGGCGAATGGGAGGAGTGGCTGGCGCTGCGTCACTGGCCGCAGGGCGACGACTCCGCGACCCTCGACTTCGAGATCGACGCGCTTCTGGCCGCCGACGAAGGCGACGAGCACTGGGGCGTTCGCCAGATCCGCGCCGCCGAGATCCTGTTCGACGCCGAGCAGCCGCCCCCGACGCTGGCCGAACTTGGCTTCGATCGGATGACCGGCACGCTGCGAGGTCGGAGGGTCGCGTGAGCGACGTTGAGCGCCCGGACCTGGGCGCATTGCTCGACCACTACGGCGTTCCGCGCTCCGATCGTGGTCGGCAGATGGTCGCGTGTCCGCTGCACGAGGACCGCACCCCCTCGTGCAGCGTCGACCTGAACAAGCACCTCTGGAACTGCCACTCGTGTGGTCGCGCTGGCGACAGCTTCAACCTCATCCAACTCAAGGAGAACGTCGACTTTGTCGGAGCACGAGCCTTTGCGGCCACTCTCGGACTCGCAACGGGAAGCGCTGGAGGAGGCGGTGACCAGCTATCAGGCAGCGCTTACGGCGGACGCCGCAAAGTGGCTGGTCGCAAGGGGGATCAACCGCGAGGCGGCAAGTACGTTCCGGCTTGGCGTCGTCGGTAACCCGTTCCCCGGCCACAGTCGGCACCGCGGCTTCCTGGTGATCCCCTATCTCGACCGCGACGGCAAGCCGTTGATGGTGCGCTTCCGCTGCCTCCAGGAGCACGACCACCGGGCCTACGGCCACGGCAAGTACATGACCCTGGACGGCGACATCCCCCGCATGTTCAACGTCGGCGCGGTTCACCGGGCGGGGGACGAGATCCACATCTGCGAGGGCGAGCTCGACGCGGTGATCCTGTCGATGCTCGGCCTGCACGCAGTGGCGATCCCCGGCGCGAAGCTGTGGTTCAGCCGCCACCGCCGGATGCTCGCAGGCTTCTCGCGGGTCTGGGTCTGGGGCGATCCGGACGACGCGGGCGCCGAGCTCACCAACAAGATCACGCGCGCACTCCGCTCGGCCAAGGGCGTGCGCCTGAAGGTAGGCGACGTGACCGACACGTACCTGGCTGGCGGGCCGTCCGCCATCTTCGACCTGATCCAGCCCAAGGAGCTGACCGCAGCGTGATCCGCAAAGCCGTGCGTGTTCTGACCGGACGCCCCTCGCACGACGTGACTGTGAGCCTCGGCCACCGGTCGGACGGAGCCCCCGGCGTCACCCTCGCGACCTTCGGCCGCGGGATGTGGTGCTTCACCAGTCCCGAAGCGCTGCGTCGCCTCCGCGACCAGCTCACCCCCGCCATCGCTCACCTGGAGGGCAGCACCCCGTGAGGTTGACCTACGACGAACTCGTCCGCCGCCACGCAACGTTCCAACTGACCAACAACACGCTGGCATTGGTGCGCCGCGAGCGCATCGCGCAGGACGCCCAGCACGGTGCGGGCGACCTGCCGAACGGCACCGGCCCCGTGTTCTGGCAGATGCTCGTGGACGCGCGGAGCAACATGGCCATTGCCGAGAGCATGGGCGTCGTGTCCTGGCGAGACGTCCTCCTGGAGGAGGTCGCGGAGGCGCTCACCGAGAGCGATCCCGAGCGCTTGGCCAAGGAGCTCGTGCAGGTTGCCGCCGTCGCCGTGGCCTGGCGCGAGCACCTGCACCGCCGCGGCGCAGCACCCATTGTGGTGGCCGCGTGATCGCCGGATTCGATCACCACGAGCTGGCCTACATCGTCCTCGACGGTGAGACCGAGCCCGTCCTTGCCGAGTTCAACCTCGTCCCCGGCCACGCTGGCTACTGGGCGTTCTTCGGCACCGAGCAGGTCGCCCATCCCGTCGAGGTCACCGTGCTGCGCCGGGCGAAGGTGAATTGCCCGTGAGCGCGGGCTTCACGCACGGAGACCTCGCCTACGTCCTCCGCTTCGGGGAGGACGAGCCCGAGATCGGCCAGTTCCGCTTCACCGACGACGGCGGCTACTGGGCGTTTTTCGTAGACGAGGTCATCGACTTCCCCGAGGACGTGACCGTCCTGCGCCGGGCCACGGTGCTGCCCGAGTGACCGGACCCCTGCCCGGCGCACCGGGCCCCACGCTCACGGCCCTCTGGGACGGCCTCAGCCCCGACCAGAGGGCCGCTCTGTGCCCGCACCTGCTCGGCGACACCTCGGCCGACTGGCTGACCGCCGTACTGCGCGAGCACGGCCTGACCGTGTCCGCATCCACCATCCGCAACTACCGGCGAGCGATTCGCCAGAAGGGGGTGACCCGTGGCTGACAGCCTGACCGAACAGCTCCTCGCCAAGCCGGTCGGCCCCGCGATCACACCGCGAGCAACAAGCCCCGAGAAGGACTTCACCCGCGCGGTCGAGGTCTCCGGCGACACCGCCGAGGTCACCGTTCGCAGTGACGTCCAAGTGGACGAGAGCGCGGCGGCGAACTTCCTCCGGGAGCAGGGCGAAGACCCCTCGCTGTGGGAGGTGACCGGGTTCCGCGCCTCGGAGTGGACGATGGCCTCCGGCGCGACCGGCGTCTCCACCCGGTACAGCTTCGCCCGGCTCGGCACCGCGGCCAGTGCCGAGCGCCCGCCGCTCGACGAGCTGTTCGCCGAGATCCGCGGCCACGAGCCCGTCACCGAACGGGCCGAGGGCGACCACGGCTTCCTGGTGCTCGCGGGCGACATGCAGTTCGGCAAGCTCGACGGCGACGGAGTCCAGGGCACCCTGGCCCGCACGATCGACTACCTGAACCGGGCGCGCGACGTCCTGGAGCTCTACCGCCTGCGGTTCGACGTCGGTCACGTGCACGTCGCCTGGCTCGGCGACCACGTCGAGGGCTTCGTCTCCCAAGGCGGCGCCAACGTGTGGCGCACACAGCTCACGCTCAACGAGCAAATCCGGCTGACCCGCCGAGTGATGCTCCACGCGCTGAAGCTGTTCGCCGACAGCGCCGAGCGGGTGTCGATGGTCGCGGTGCCCGGCAACCACGGCGAGGCCGTGCGCTTCGCCGGGAAGGGCGTCACCCGCTACGACGACAGCCACGACACCGAGTCCCTGATCGCCGTCGCCGACGCCGCAGCGCTCAACCCGGAGGCGTTCGGGCACGTGCGGTTCTACGTCCCCGAGACGGACGAACTGACCGTCGTGCTGCCGGTCGCCGGGACCACGGTGGCTCACGCGCACGGCCACCAGTGGAAGCCTGGCCGCCACTTCGAGTGGTGGCGCGGGCAGGCCTTCAACGCCGCTTCCCCGATGCACCAGGCGGACCTGCTGGTCGCTGGGCACCTGCACCACGAGCACGTCGACAGCGACGGCAAGCGCCTGTTCATCCAGCCGCCCGCGATGGAGAGCGAATCCACGTGGTGGCGGCACGCCAAGGGCACGACCGGCCACCCCGGCTTGATCGTCGCCATGACCAAGGACGGGGCCGTGGGCCCCTTGGAGGTGATTCGTTGACCGACCGTACCGACTGGCGCGTTGTCCAGCTTCCCCCTGTGCGGGAAGCGATCGGCATCGCCGCCGCCAGCGTCGTCCGGGACTTCGGCCACGTCGCCGAACTGGACGACCTGAAGCAGGACGCGGCGATCGTCATCGCCACCCACCCGGACAAGGTGCTGGCCTACCTCGCCGACGAGGAGCACCCGAACTACCTGATCCGATGGATCTGGTCGAGGCTGCGGGACCAGTACCGGCCTCACGTCCGCAAGACCAACCAGACCGTCTCGCTGACGCGCCTGGAGGCGATCCAGCTTTGACCTACACCCCGGAGCAGGTCGAGCGGCTTCTGCCGACCATCTGGGGCGGGACGTGGGCCTGGGGGCAGCAAAACCCCCAGATCCCCGACCCGGAC
This window contains:
- a CDS encoding AAA family ATPase encodes the protein MGCRPRHGEVIMIAGRSGTQKSGLALFWVASMNLPTLYFSADMSAFTASSRLASMALGHTTEMVEAGMTEGGYHRQKYLDALASSRITFSFGSPITWQAVDEELEAYIELWNEYPQVIVFDNLMDFDGAESDYTEQMAVMSSATELARATGATVILLHHASDKSWEAKSDPWAPPSRDQVKGGLSEKPELSLSVALDPTSLIYKIAVIKQRMGPSDPTARSHATLRCEPDKTRFHALDTHQAMLSAVSLTPGGVPQ
- a CDS encoding CHC2 zinc finger domain-containing protein, which encodes MSDVERPDLGALLDHYGVPRSDRGRQMVACPLHEDRTPSCSVDLNKHLWNCHSCGRAGDSFNLIQLKENVDFVGARAFAATLGLATGSAGGGGDQLSGSAYGGRRKVAGRKGDQPRGGKYVPAWRRR
- a CDS encoding PD-(D/E)XK nuclease family protein: MSIQVPGRLSYSSLSSYAECGERWRLERGHKLNASTWFATVAGSAVHEITEAHDLVEIGRRSDAVPEFKPVFDGLLAKERELGREVKPSGKKLKKIGPGGGPNKRDYDWWLIYGPLYVEKWLAWKAASDWKIAILPDGEVGVEVVINEDMADESFLGFIDRVYITPDGQVVIVDLKTGSVPMSTLQLGSYAVGLSRKYGISAEWGAYWMAGDGELTGLKDLTIYSDEYIDEQYAMAWRGIRNGVFLPNITALCRGCGVRDFCRAVGGMRSNELPIRDDLILSPPVTQATESQVVQVSPGV
- a CDS encoding toprim domain-containing protein, with the translated sequence MTSYQAALTADAAKWLVARGINREAASTFRLGVVGNPFPGHSRHRGFLVIPYLDRDGKPLMVRFRCLQEHDHRAYGHGKYMTLDGDIPRMFNVGAVHRAGDEIHICEGELDAVILSMLGLHAVAIPGAKLWFSRHRRMLAGFSRVWVWGDPDDAGAELTNKITRALRSAKGVRLKVGDVTDTYLAGGPSAIFDLIQPKELTAA